TAAAAGCTATGTCTGTAACTATGGAAACTGGAAGGGGTGCTGTGAGATTTAGTCTTGGTAAATATACAACCAGGGATGAAATTGAACATGTTTTAGATAAGTTAGAAACTTTAAGTGAATTATAATATTTAGAGGAGGAGATAATTGATAGTGTGGAGTTAAGTAATATGACAGAATTTACTCAGTGGATTGTTGAAGCTGATAAGGTAATTAATTTTTAGTGAATTTATAATTGTAAACTGAACTTAGAGATAATATCCTCTCAGAGAAGCTTCATTTTTTCGATTAATTAGGAGCTTTTGCTGGGGTTTTTGTTACTTCGGAAGAAATTATTTTTATCACTTATTTGACAAAATATTTATAATGTGTTTTAATATAGGAAAAGAAAATATTTCTGTTGTCTAATCTCATCTGAGAGCGGGGGACCCACTTTTTTGGGGCGAATCTATTTTTAGAAGAAGACCTTTACTTCTAGCCCGACAGCTAACTCCGTAGACTTTAAATAAGGGACAGACTTGATGCCACCATTATATAATATTTTGGTGAAATTTATCTATGGCACTACAGTCTATCTGTAGTGTTTTTTTGATTTTATAAAGCTTTTTTTAACATATAACTTATTTTACTTGTCTGGAAAGGAGTAGAGAGAATGAAGATCAGCAAGAAAAATTTAACCCCGGCACAGTACTTAGTTTTTGGTTATTTTATTATTATCATGCTGGGTTCAATACTTTTAATGCTGCCAGTTGCAACAACTGATGGTCAGGGGCTGGGAGCTATAGATGCAGTGTTTACCGCTACATCTGCCACCTGTGTGACAGGTTTAATTGTTGTCAATACTAAAGAAGCCTTTACTCATTTTGGTTCAACAGTTATTATGCTTTTAATCCAAATTGGTGGACTTGGTATCATGTCGATGTCTACCTTATTTGCCTTTATTATTGGAAAGAAGATTAGTTTAAAAGAAAGATTAATTATTCAGGAAGATTTAAATCAGTATCAGATATCGGGAATGGTGAGATTGGTCCAGTACTTGCTTGGCTTTACCTTTGCAATTGAGGGAACTGCTGCAGTTATCTTATTTTTCCGTCTAGTTGAGGATTATCCTGCAGGGAGGGCAATTTATCTGGCTATTTTCCATGCAGTATCTGCTTTTAATAATGCTGGTTTTGATCTTTTTGGAAACAGCCTGGAGAACTTTACCGGTGATATAACAATTAACTTTGTTATTATGGCCTTAATTATCTTAGGTGGTATAGGTTTTGGGGTAATGGTAGAAGCTTATAACAGAGTCAGGTTTAAAAAATCAACTCTGCAGACTAAAATAGTTCTCGTCATAACATTAGCTCTTTTAATCTTTGGTTTTATAGTGTTTTTTGTTTTAGAGTATGATAATACCCTTGCTGGTTTACCACTTCTTGATAAAATACTGGGAGCAATGTTTTTATCTGTAACACCAAGAACAGCAGGTTTTAATACAGTTGCAACCGGAGCTCTAAAACAGTCGTCACTCTTTATTATCATTATCTTAATGTTTATTGGTGCATCACCCGGCTCGACCGGTGGAGGTATCAAAACAACTACTTTTGGAGTGATGCTTGTTACTTTAAAAAACATGATTACAGGTAAAGAAGATATGGAAGTATATAACCGCCGCTTTGAAAAAAAGATCGTCTATGAGGCTTTTACTATTACAATGCTGGCTGCCGGACTGGTTGTACTGGTAACTACGCTTTTATTAGTGATCGAAGACTTTCAATTTATTGATGTTTTATTTGAGACAGTTTCTGCCTTTGGTACAGTGGGACTTTCAACAGGAATTACCGGAGAGCTATCTGATATCAGCAGAGTTTTAATTACTATCACGATGTTTGCTGGCAGAGTTGGTCCACTTACCCTGGCACTTGCTTTTGGAGAAAGGGTAAGAAAAGGAAAATATCATTACCCAACTGAAAAAGTAATGGTTGGTTAATTTAGATAGGAGGAAAATAAATGAAGCAGTTTGTTGTTGTAGGATTAGGAAGATTTGGAGCCAGTGTTGCTACTACTCTGGCTGAAAATGGACATGATGTATTAGCGATTGACCGTGATCCAGAAAAGGTGCAGGCAATTAGTGGAGATGTAACTCATGCTGTAGAGGCTGATGCTACTGATGAAGAAGCCTTAAAAACTCTGGGTGTCAGAAACTTTGATGTAGCTGTTGTAAGTATTGGAGATAATGTTTCGGCAAATATATTGTGTACTTTAATTTTAAAAGAATTAAGTTTACCGTATGTAATTGTGAAGGCACCAGATAAATTACATGGAAAAGTTTTAAGCAAGGTTGGTGCAGATAGAATAGTTTATCCTGAGCGTGATATGGGAGCAAGAATTGCTCAGAATCTTATCTCTTCCAATGTTTTAGATTATATAGAGTTTGCTCCAGAATATGGAGTAATAGAGCTGCTGGCAACTGACAAAATGACAGGAAAGTCTTTAAAAGAACTTGAATTAAGAGCCAGTTTTGATGTTAATGTTATGGCAATCAAGCGCGGAGAAAATATTCATATTTCTCCTGGTGCTGAGGACAAGATTGAAAGTGGAGATAAGCTGGTTTTAATGGGCAAAAATGAGAATCTGGATAAAATGCATGATTTTGGAAATTAATTTTTTTTTGAAGGAGTGTAAATTATGAATATAAAAACATTAAAAGGCAAAATGCTCCTCGGTTTTGCAGTAATGATCTTAATTTTAGCTGGTGTTGTTGGCTGGAGTATTTATAACTTTGAATCTCTATCAAATGCGATCAATGATATCTTAGTAGAAAACTACCGCAGCATTAAAGCCAGTGACAGTATGGTTGAATCAATAGAGCGTCAGGATAGTGCTCTGCTGCTGCTTTTGAGAACATCTGAAGAACAGGGACAGGAAATATTTAGACGCAACGAAAAAGAATTTTATACCTGGCTGGCCAGAGCAGAAGATAATATTACAATAGATGGTGAAGGCACAATTCTTGAGAAGATAAATGAAAAGTATTTTAGTTTTGTATCTAAATTTGATCAATTCTATAATGCAGACGAAAATCAGCGCTGGGAGATTTATAACCAGGAGTTACTGCCTTTATTTAATGAAATCAAAACTGATATTCGGGAGTTAAGAGAACTAAACAGACAGGCAATGGTGGATGCCCAGGGTGATGCAAACAGCAGAGCCAATCAGGCAATCATCTATACAATCGGACTGGCTTTACTAGTTACTGCATTTTCATTAATTTTTGCCTTTTATCTCACCAAACAGATATTGAGGCCAATTAAAGAATTAGAAAAAGGGATTAAAGAAGTGGCTGCCAGAAATTTTCAGCGTAAAGTTGAAGTGGCCTCTGAGGATGAAATCGGTGTGCTGGCAGATGAATTTAATGAGATGATTTCCAAACTAAAAGAATATGAAAAATTAAATGTTAAAAAGCTGCTGATGGAGAAAGAAAAGTCAGAAGCTGTAGTAAATAATTTGAGCAGTCCCTTAATAGTGACAGATAAGGATCATAAGATTGTTTTAATAAACGAAACAGCTAAAGAACTATTTTCACTGAGGGAGGATGTACTTGGCACGCACTTTTTAGAGGTTATTAAGGCAGAAGAGATTTTTGAATACATTAAAAATCCTGAAGCTAAAGAAGAGAAAACCTTTCTGCTAAAAAAGAACGATAAAAAAAGACATTACAGGATTTCAACCAAACAGGTAATTGATGAAGATGAAGAATATCAATTTACAGTTACTCTATTAGAGGATATTACCCGCTTAAAAGAAATTGACAATATGAAATCTGAATTTGTTTCAACTGTATCACATGAGTTTAGGACCCCGCTGACTTCAATGAATATGGGGCTTAGCATGGTAATTAACGAGGATACAGGAGAATTAAATGAGGAACAGAAGGAACTGCTGGAAGCAGCCTATGAGGATGTTGAACGATTAACTGAGTTAGTAAATGATCTGCTTGATCTCTCTAAGATTGAATCAGGTAAAATTGAAATGGAATTTGATAAGGTAGATGTCAATGATATTATTGAAAAAACTCTTAACCCGTTCCATAAACAGGTGGAGGAAAAAGAAATTGAGCTCAAATTTAAACAGTCAGAAGATAATGTTTTTGCTTATGCCGATCCTTCAAAAATAAGCTGGGTGATTTCTAACCTGGTTGGAAATGCACTTCGCTATGCTGATGAAGGAAAAATAGAAGTAGATGCAGAAATAAAGGGTAGAAGGGTTCTAGTATCAGTCGCAGATAATGGACCAGGTATTCCAAAAGAATATCAGTCTAAAATATTCGAGAAATTTGTCAGAGCCGGCAGTGATAAAGAGGAAAAGAGTGGAACCGGTCTCGGCCTTGCTATTGCAAAAGAAATTATTACAGCCCATAATGGTCGGATCTGGGTTGACAGTAAAGAAGGAGAGGGCTCTACTTTTTCATTCTACATCCCAAGATATGGCTATCAGGAGGAAAATAATGAGTAAAATTTTAGTAGTAGATGATGAAAAAAACATTAGATTAGTTGTTGGTAAAAGTCTGGAAAAGGCAGGTTATGCTGTGGATTATGCTGTAGATGGAGTTGAAGCAGTTGATAAGGCTAATAATATTAGTCCAGATCTTATTTTACTTGATTTAAGGCTGCCGAAGATGAATGGTTTTTTAGTACTTGAAGCTTTAAAAAGTGATGCAGCAACCGAGGAAATACCGGTTATTATATTGTCTGCTTTATCTGAAGAAGATGACGTGCAAAAGGCAATTTCTTCAGGTGCTGAAGACTTTTTAGTCAAACCAATCAGCCAGAGTGATTTACTGGCTGCTGTAGAAGAAAGTATTATGGAAGAAGGAACAGGACAGGAAGAAATAGAGGAGGAAGATAATAATGAAAAATAAAGTACTGGTTGTTGATGATGAAAAGAATATTCGTTTGACTTTAAAGAAAGCTCTTTCGAATGCAGACTACGAAGTTGAAACAGCTGTTAATGGAGAAGATGGACTGGCAAAATTAAAAGAAGAAGAAATCCCGGTTGTACTGCTTGATATGAAAATGCCGGGAATGGATGGCATCCAATTTTTAAAAGAAGTAACAAATAAAGAAATTGATACAAAAGTAATTATGATTACTGGATACGGCAGTGTAGAGACAGCAGTAGAAACTTTAAAGTTAGGTGCTGTTGATTATCTGCGTAAACCATTTAAACCAGAAGAAATTATTAATATTGTTCAGGATGTTTTTGAACGTTACAAAGTTGAAAATAGTGAAAAAGAAGTAGAAAGTTTTGAAGAATATATTATGCTTGCTAAAAACGCAATTAATAAACGAGATTTCTCAAAGGCAAAAGAAATGCTGCAGCAGGCCACTTCTCTTGACTCTGAAAAGCCTGAACCATTTAATCTACTCGGTATTATTTATGAGATGCAGCATAAGCAGGGAGAAGCGATGAAGATGTATAGAGCTGCTTTGGCACTTGAACCTGGCTATAAACCGGCAAATGAAAACATTGAAAGGGCAGGAGAAAGTATGGGCTCCATTGACTTAGATGATGTTAACTTTGGAGATGACGAGGAGGAAGAATAGATGTTTATTGTTATTGTAGGCTGCGGCCGCACTGGTTCTCTGCTTGCTGGAAAACTTTCTCGTTCTGGTAACGAGGTTGTTGTTATAGAACAGAATCCAGATTCATTTGCTCTGCTGCCGGTTGACTTTTCAGGTTTTGAGATAGAGGGGGATGCAGCTGAAAGTGATGTTTTGATTGAAGGTAAAATAGAATCTGCTGACCTTTTAATTGTTAGTACTGGCAATGATCAGATTAACTATCTTGTATCACAGATGGCCAGGGTTAATTTTGATGTACCCAGAATTATGGTCAGGACTATAGACCCAGCAGTGGAGAAGATGTATGAAAAAGAAGAACGTTTTGAGATATTTTCTCAGATATCTCTTTTGGCTGAAAACATGATAAATAAAATTGAGCGAGAAGGGATGAGGTAATTATGGAGATTATACTGGTTGGAGGAGGTAAGCTAATTTACCATCTTGCCAAAAAGCTAATTTCTAAAGGACATTTTATAACAATTATCAATAAAGATCGTAAACTTGCTGATGATCTGGCAAGAGAAATAAAGGCTACAGTTGTCTTTGGTGATGCAGCAAATAAAAAAGTTCTGGAAGATGCTGGCGCCTATAAGGCTGATAACCTGGTATCTTTGACGCAAAAGGACCACAGTAATCTCTTTATCTGCAAGATGGCAATGGATTATTTTGGAGTTGAGAGAACTACTGCTCTCGTAAATAATCCTGAAAATGAAGACCTGTTCAATATTTTGGGGATTACGGGGATCTTTAATGTTACTGATTTGATCAGTTCAATTATTGAGCAGAGTGTGATTTCAGAAGATGTAAGTAATTTAACCATGATTGAAGAGGGAAAACTAAGTATCTTCCAGGTTGAGGTAGCACCTGACTCTGCAGCTGCTGGCAAGGAAATTAAAGAAATTGACCTCCCTCTCTCAATTGTTTTAGGTGGTATAGTTAGAAATGGAGATATTTCAATTCCTAGAGGTGGGTCTAAGATTCAGGCGGGAGATAAAATTGTCATAATTTCACTGCCGGAAGAACAGGCAGAAGCAATTAAAGTCTTTGGTGGTGAAGAATAAGATGAAATATAAAAACCTGCTTATTTCTCGTTACTTTCTGATTTCAAAATATACCGGGATTATTATTATCTTTGCCGGAACTGCTATTCTATCACCGCTTTTATTTTTACTAGCTTTTCCTGAAGAAAGCAGCCTGGCACCTCATTTTCTGCTGGCAGGAGGACTTTCTATTCTGGCAGGATTAGTATTATTTATTTATGGGAGCAGACATCAGGAAGAAGATGTAGAATTATCCTTAAATGAAGGGAGTATAATTGTTATCTTCTCCTGGATCGGAGCAATTATATTTTCGGCAATACCTTTTATAACTATTTTAGATATGAACTGGAGCCATTCTATTTTTGAAGTCGTAAGTGGTTGGACCACAACTGGTTTATCGCTTGTGGATGTTACCACTGCTCCTAAATTAATTCTGATCTGGCGCTCGATTATGCAGTTTTTCGGTGGAGCTGGCCTGGCAGTTATTGCTTTATCTTCACTGCTGCCAGTTCATGGAATGGGCTTATATATGGCTGAAGCAAGAAGTGATAAATTATTACCTCATGTAAAACGCTCTACCATGTTAATTATGAAAATCTATACTTTCTATACTGCAGCAGGGATTATTCTCTATTATTTTGCAGGGATGCCTCTCTTTGATTCTATTAATCACTCGATGGCTGCAATTTCTACTGGAGGTTTTTCTACTCAGCCTGACAGCATAGGCCATTACAACAGTTTATCTATTGAAGTGGTGACAATTGTTCTGATGCTGCTTGGTACAATAAACTTTGCAACTCATTACACACTACTTAAAGGTAAGGTTAAAAGATTCTTTAAAAATGCTGAGATACGTTTAATGATAACTCTATTTATATTTTTAACTCCTATATTAATGTTTTTTTCATTAAACTCTTTATACCCTATGCTGAGCGAGAATTTTAGAATTACCTTTTTCCAGATCATTACAGCTTTATCAACAACCGGTTTTTCGACTATTTCTTTTGTCGGCTGGCCGATATTTGCTAACTTTATAATTATTTTAATTATGCTTGTTGGTGGTGGAACTGGTTCAACTGCTGGTGGTATTAAGCAGTATAGAATCTATTTGATTTTTAAATCAATCTACTGGGAAATAAAAGAGCAATTCTTACCTAGAAGAAGTGTTAGTAGTAACTACCTCTGGCGGGGAGAAAATAAATTCTATGTTAAAGATCGGCATGTAAAAGATGTAGCAAATTATATAATGCTTTATTTATTTACTTTTTTTGTTGGAGTAGCAATTCATACTGCTTATGGATATTCTCTTTTAGATAGTATGTTTGAGTTTGGTTCTGCTCTTGGTACAGTTGGAATTTCAATTGGCTTACTTTCATCCGAAGCTCCTCTGGGTATAATCTGGACCCAGACGATCGGAATGTTTT
Above is a window of Halanaerobium saccharolyticum subsp. saccharolyticum DSM 6643 DNA encoding:
- a CDS encoding potassium channel family protein, encoding MKQFVVVGLGRFGASVATTLAENGHDVLAIDRDPEKVQAISGDVTHAVEADATDEEALKTLGVRNFDVAVVSIGDNVSANILCTLILKELSLPYVIVKAPDKLHGKVLSKVGADRIVYPERDMGARIAQNLISSNVLDYIEFAPEYGVIELLATDKMTGKSLKELELRASFDVNVMAIKRGENIHISPGAEDKIESGDKLVLMGKNENLDKMHDFGN
- a CDS encoding response regulator; protein product: MKNKVLVVDDEKNIRLTLKKALSNADYEVETAVNGEDGLAKLKEEEIPVVLLDMKMPGMDGIQFLKEVTNKEIDTKVIMITGYGSVETAVETLKLGAVDYLRKPFKPEEIINIVQDVFERYKVENSEKEVESFEEYIMLAKNAINKRDFSKAKEMLQQATSLDSEKPEPFNLLGIIYEMQHKQGEAMKMYRAALALEPGYKPANENIERAGESMGSIDLDDVNFGDDEEEE
- a CDS encoding HAMP domain-containing sensor histidine kinase → MNIKTLKGKMLLGFAVMILILAGVVGWSIYNFESLSNAINDILVENYRSIKASDSMVESIERQDSALLLLLRTSEEQGQEIFRRNEKEFYTWLARAEDNITIDGEGTILEKINEKYFSFVSKFDQFYNADENQRWEIYNQELLPLFNEIKTDIRELRELNRQAMVDAQGDANSRANQAIIYTIGLALLVTAFSLIFAFYLTKQILRPIKELEKGIKEVAARNFQRKVEVASEDEIGVLADEFNEMISKLKEYEKLNVKKLLMEKEKSEAVVNNLSSPLIVTDKDHKIVLINETAKELFSLREDVLGTHFLEVIKAEEIFEYIKNPEAKEEKTFLLKKNDKKRHYRISTKQVIDEDEEYQFTVTLLEDITRLKEIDNMKSEFVSTVSHEFRTPLTSMNMGLSMVINEDTGELNEEQKELLEAAYEDVERLTELVNDLLDLSKIESGKIEMEFDKVDVNDIIEKTLNPFHKQVEEKEIELKFKQSEDNVFAYADPSKISWVISNLVGNALRYADEGKIEVDAEIKGRRVLVSVADNGPGIPKEYQSKIFEKFVRAGSDKEEKSGTGLGLAIAKEIITAHNGRIWVDSKEGEGSTFSFYIPRYGYQEENNE
- a CDS encoding response regulator transcription factor, which translates into the protein MSKILVVDDEKNIRLVVGKSLEKAGYAVDYAVDGVEAVDKANNISPDLILLDLRLPKMNGFLVLEALKSDAATEEIPVIILSALSEEDDVQKAISSGAEDFLVKPISQSDLLAAVEESIMEEGTGQEEIEEEDNNEK
- a CDS encoding TrkH family potassium uptake protein, giving the protein MKISKKNLTPAQYLVFGYFIIIMLGSILLMLPVATTDGQGLGAIDAVFTATSATCVTGLIVVNTKEAFTHFGSTVIMLLIQIGGLGIMSMSTLFAFIIGKKISLKERLIIQEDLNQYQISGMVRLVQYLLGFTFAIEGTAAVILFFRLVEDYPAGRAIYLAIFHAVSAFNNAGFDLFGNSLENFTGDITINFVIMALIILGGIGFGVMVEAYNRVRFKKSTLQTKIVLVITLALLIFGFIVFFVLEYDNTLAGLPLLDKILGAMFLSVTPRTAGFNTVATGALKQSSLFIIIILMFIGASPGSTGGGIKTTTFGVMLVTLKNMITGKEDMEVYNRRFEKKIVYEAFTITMLAAGLVVLVTTLLLVIEDFQFIDVLFETVSAFGTVGLSTGITGELSDISRVLITITMFAGRVGPLTLALAFGERVRKGKYHYPTEKVMVG
- a CDS encoding TrkH family potassium uptake protein, producing the protein MKYKNLLISRYFLISKYTGIIIIFAGTAILSPLLFLLAFPEESSLAPHFLLAGGLSILAGLVLFIYGSRHQEEDVELSLNEGSIIVIFSWIGAIIFSAIPFITILDMNWSHSIFEVVSGWTTTGLSLVDVTTAPKLILIWRSIMQFFGGAGLAVIALSSLLPVHGMGLYMAEARSDKLLPHVKRSTMLIMKIYTFYTAAGIILYYFAGMPLFDSINHSMAAISTGGFSTQPDSIGHYNSLSIEVVTIVLMLLGTINFATHYTLLKGKVKRFFKNAEIRLMITLFIFLTPILMFFSLNSLYPMLSENFRITFFQIITALSTTGFSTISFVGWPIFANFIIILIMLVGGGTGSTAGGIKQYRIYLIFKSIYWEIKEQFLPRRSVSSNYLWRGENKFYVKDRHVKDVANYIMLYLFTFFVGVAIHTAYGYSLLDSMFEFGSALGTVGISIGLLSSEAPLGIIWTQTIGMFLGRLEFFIILYAGIKLFKDGVYISKH
- a CDS encoding potassium channel family protein translates to MEIILVGGGKLIYHLAKKLISKGHFITIINKDRKLADDLAREIKATVVFGDAANKKVLEDAGAYKADNLVSLTQKDHSNLFICKMAMDYFGVERTTALVNNPENEDLFNILGITGIFNVTDLISSIIEQSVISEDVSNLTMIEEGKLSIFQVEVAPDSAAAGKEIKEIDLPLSIVLGGIVRNGDISIPRGGSKIQAGDKIVIISLPEEQAEAIKVFGGEE
- a CDS encoding potassium channel family protein; the encoded protein is MFIVIVGCGRTGSLLAGKLSRSGNEVVVIEQNPDSFALLPVDFSGFEIEGDAAESDVLIEGKIESADLLIVSTGNDQINYLVSQMARVNFDVPRIMVRTIDPAVEKMYEKEERFEIFSQISLLAENMINKIEREGMR